A genomic region of Planococcus kocurii contains the following coding sequences:
- a CDS encoding acyl-CoA dehydrogenase family protein has translation MNFSFTEEQDMLRSTTRNFVDKEIMPFIEDWDRAGKSDPAIYEKLAKLGLMGVCIPEAYGGSGMDYNSLAIVCEELERGDTAFRTAVSVHTGLNSLTILQWGTEQQKQQYLIPQAKGEKMGAFGLTEPEAGSDVAAMKSTAVKQGDHYVLNGQKTWISLCDVADYFLVFAYTGDQSQKHGAISAFIVERTWPGFSSKAIKGKHGIRAGNTGELFFEDVKVPKENLLGQEGEGFKIAMSALDNGRFTVAAGAVGQIMACLEASVSYCHERQTFGKEIGRHQLVQQMIAKMEAGFQMSRLLVYRAGELKNTGKRNTRETSLAKWQACDFANQAADDAFQIHGAYGYSDEYPVSRYLRNSKAPVIYEGTREIHTIMQAEYALGYKEDKALSKTLPAWEHQADPTTSR, from the coding sequence ATGAATTTTTCGTTCACAGAAGAACAAGACATGTTGCGCAGCACGACACGAAACTTTGTCGACAAAGAAATCATGCCATTTATTGAGGACTGGGACCGAGCAGGTAAATCAGATCCGGCGATTTATGAAAAATTGGCAAAGCTCGGATTGATGGGTGTCTGTATTCCCGAAGCATACGGGGGCAGTGGCATGGATTACAATTCGCTAGCAATCGTTTGCGAAGAACTTGAACGTGGAGACACGGCTTTCCGTACTGCCGTTTCTGTCCATACGGGATTAAATAGCTTAACCATTCTTCAATGGGGAACAGAACAACAAAAGCAGCAGTACTTAATCCCACAAGCAAAAGGGGAAAAGATGGGTGCTTTTGGATTGACGGAACCAGAAGCCGGATCGGATGTTGCAGCTATGAAATCGACTGCTGTGAAACAAGGCGATCATTACGTGTTAAACGGCCAGAAAACGTGGATTTCTTTATGTGATGTGGCAGATTATTTTCTCGTCTTTGCTTACACGGGCGACCAATCACAAAAGCATGGAGCGATTTCTGCCTTTATTGTTGAACGTACGTGGCCAGGTTTTTCCTCGAAGGCAATTAAAGGAAAACACGGCATACGAGCAGGAAATACAGGAGAACTGTTTTTTGAGGATGTTAAAGTACCGAAAGAAAATTTGTTAGGGCAAGAAGGCGAAGGATTTAAAATTGCGATGTCGGCACTAGATAACGGTCGATTTACGGTTGCCGCTGGAGCAGTTGGGCAAATCATGGCCTGTCTTGAGGCAAGTGTGAGTTATTGTCACGAGCGTCAGACATTCGGTAAAGAAATCGGTAGACATCAGTTGGTTCAACAAATGATTGCTAAAATGGAAGCAGGATTCCAGATGAGCCGTTTGCTCGTTTACCGTGCAGGTGAATTAAAAAATACAGGAAAACGCAATACACGTGAAACGTCTTTAGCAAAATGGCAGGCTTGTGATTTTGCCAATCAAGCAGCGGACGATGCTTTCCAAATACACGGAGCTTATGGTTATTCCGATGAATATCCAGTCAGCCGTTATTTGCGCAATTCCAAAGCACCTGTTATTTACGAAGGAACACGAGAAATTCATACAATCATGCAAGCAGAATATGCTTTAGGTTATAAAGAAGATAAGGCGTTGTCGAAAACTTTACCTGCTTGGGAGCATCAAGCCGATCCGACAACTAGCCGCTAA